The segment TATAATCcagttttaatttctttttcgaCTTTTAGGAAAATTGTTGCTCTTTCTTTGAAAATCCTTAAAACCGGAAAAGACTTCGTTTTGgattttttgattcttttttttaattctttaaaaataggTTAAAAAAAGAAGGCTTTGGTTTGTAGAACCAAAAGGTAGGTCAGTTTCCAGCCCCAAACtgttaaaaaacgaaaatcatttttttctccttttgtttttttagtcGAGCCTTCTGAGAtgattgaaatttatatttatgccaAGGTTTAAGATAAAACGGAAATAGGATTTTTATCTGAATACCATCCGTTAACCAGTTTCGTGGAAATTCTGTTCGGATAGTTGAACCCCATATAAGTACATTTAACATGCATTTCACGTTTCCACTCCTTAAATCCTCTTCCCACTCGGGAAGTTGAAATAATACGATACGGatgctatttttaattattatcaataaaggtaatataatatattttctaagaatagaTTGAGTTACTAAAATAAAACCTCTTATTATTGAGCAAATAAGAAGCTATCCCAAGTTTCCGCAATTTCTATAcgtctttgttctctttttttgatgttcttcttcgtttttatcaaaaaaattttttttttccacatgaaatttctaagaattttttttttagcccccatatatcaaacgaaaaaaaaaaaaatatctattctATCAAAAAAAAGGGGCGAATGTGCTTTTGCTTGCAAAAAATTCCCAAATAACAGTTTTACGCCTTTGGGAACGCATGGATCCTTTAATTATCTCTCGACGAAAATCAGATTGTTGTGAATAACGGATCAAAGCCATTTCATCTGTTTGATCAGAATTTGATTATCTTTGAGATTAGTATAAATCTCGTTATGCGGTTCTTTTAAATCAGTAAAAACCACTACACGTTTTGCTTTTCTTGAACGAATTCCAGGTTCGGTTGGTATATTTTCTTCAGTTTCAGCTTCCAATTCTTCCAATCACTTGTTAATTTGTATGACCATTGAGGAACTTGTTTATTGATTTCATggaaatcaataaaattttttataagagtttgatcattattataaattataacgacatcaaataaaattttgaaaatttttatttcttcttctgactgaattttttttcttggggttcggaaaaaaaataaagttttttctcTATTGATAAAgactttcttttaaatttttctattgTTTGCTCAAATTTTGAGAATTAATATTCAGAAGTATAGCATGAATTTTGTTATCCAAGATCctcttatattcttttttttataggttTTGGTTATGATTTGGAACGGAGATAATTTTTGATTCTTCCGCGCGAAATCCCATGTAAAAATGGATCATAATTTTAGGTAAATATTCTTTTTGAGTTTCATGACAAAATCGAGTTGTTTTTTCCAGTATATTTTCAATAGACCCTTTTTTATCTAAAGCtcaattctatttaaaaattcgttttttaaattttcctttttttcttcattgACCAAACTCCAACAAGTATAAACTTGATCCGAGGTTTTTTTCTGTTGTAAATGAAGGGATCTTTTTTGTATCATTTCAAAAAAAGTTGAAAGGTTGGGGGGATATGTAAAAGATATTCGTTCTTTCCATCACTTTGgcatgtataaaaaaaatattgtgacaTTTCATTTcttacagtattttcaattttatcattttttatatatcgatTGGTCTATTCCATCTTTATAATCGAAAACTAGAGTTACAAAAGGTTTTTCAAACCATAAAAAcgatcccttttttttttattttgaaaacttaGACAATCTCCGTCTAAATGTAGAAGATTTTCTTATTTGCCACTTCTTCGATTGTGAAGCATGAGAAATAACGTCTATAGTTGAGGTAGATAAAGAGATGGTGATATGCGCGGAACGTTAGGGAATTAAATCCACATCCTACGGTCAATTTTGCTCTTTTCATTCACTAGATTCTTCCATTCACCTGTTAGTTTTGTCCATGGATCATTCCCTTTACTACTGGATAAAAAGTGGTTGATGGAAAAGGAGAGCCATCTTGGTGAGATAGGAACAATTACTGGTCGGTGGTTTGAGTGGCCAACGCCACTTTCGTGTCGAGGTTACTGGTAGTTTGTTCTAGTTAAAAGAATGGTGAGCATGGGAGTCCGGCGACCGTAAATAGTAGAAAGCCAGGGATAATaaataagaagaagatggaggggACTCTCGTTTGGTCCTCCCATAACGAACTGGGGGGAGGTAGGGGAGGTTAGTATGGGTTGAGGAATTATAATAGATCTTATTTGATTACCTGTGTCTATCTATTAGGCAGAATCCCATCCCATTTTTACTAAGAAACTAAAAGGAACCTCAGAAACGGGTGGGACTAAACAGGACCAAGAGGTATCCACCGAAGAAGCTCCTTTTCCTTCTCTTTTTTCGGAAGAAAGGGAGGATCTGGACAAAATCGATGAAATGGAAGAAATCGGAGTGAATGGAAAAGACAAAATTAATAAGGATGATGAATTCCACGTTCGAACATACTATAACTATAAAACAGTTTCTGAAAATCGAGatggaaataaagaaaattctaatttagaatttttcaaaataaaaaaaaaagaggatcgtTTTTTATGGTTTGAAAAACCTTTTGTAACTCTAGTTTTCGATTATAAAAGATGGAATAGACCAAatcgatatataaaaaatgataaaattgaaaatactgtaagAAATGAAAtgtcacaatattttttttatacatgcCAAAGTGATGGAAAAGAACGAATATCTTTTACATATCCCCCCAACCTTTCAACTTTTTTTGAAATGATACAAAAAAAGATCCCTTCATttacaacagaaaaaaaaacctcGGATCAAGTTTATACTTGTTGGAGTTTGGTcaatgaagaaaaaaaggaaaatttaaaaaacgaatttttaaatagaattgaAGCTTTAGATAAAAAAGGGTCTATTGAAAATATACTGGAAAAAACAACTCGATTTTGTCATAACGAAACTCAAAAAGAATATTTACCTAAAATTTATGATCCATTTTTACATGGGATTTCGCGCGgaagaatcaaaaaattatcTCCGTTCCAAATCATAACCAAaacctataaaaaaaagaatataagagGATCTTGGATAAACAAAATTCATGCTATACTTCTGAAgattaattctcaaaaatttgagcaaacaatagaaaaatttaaaagaaagtcTTTATCAATAgagaaaaaactttattttttttccgaaccccaagaagaaaaaattcagtcagaagaagaaataaaaattttcaaaattttatttgatgtcgttataatttataataatgatcaaactcttataaaaaattttattgatttccATGAAATCAATAAACAAGTTCCTCAATGGTCATACAAATTAACAAGTGAATTGGAAGAATTGGAAGCTGAAACTGAAGAAAATATACCAACCGAACCTGGAATTCGTTCAAGAAAAGCAAAACGTGTAGTGGTTTTTACTGATTTAAAAGAACCGCATAACGAGATTTATACTAATCTCAAAGATAATCAAAATTCTGATCAAACAGATGAAATGGCTTTGATCCGTTATTCACAACAATCTGATTTTCGTCGAGAGATAATTAAAGGATCCATGCGTTCCCAAAGGCGTAAAACTGTTATTTGGGAATTTTTGCAAGCAAAAGCACATTCGCCCCTTTTTTTTGATAGaatagataaatttttttttttttcgtttgatatatgggggctaaaaaaaaaaattcttagaaatttcatgtggaaaaaaaaaattttttttgataaaaacgaagaagaacaatcaaaaaaagaagaacaaagacgTATAGAAATTGCGGAAACTTGGGATAGCTTCTTATTTGCTCAAATAATAAGAGGTTTTATTTTAGTAACTCAAtctattcttagaaaatatattatattacctttattgataataattaaaaatagcatCCGTATCGTATTATTTCAACTTCCCGAGTGGGAAGAGGATTTAAAGGAGTGGAAACGTGAAATGCATGTTAAATGTACTTATAATGGGGTTCAACTATCCGAAACAGAATTTCCACGAAACTGGTTAACGGATGGTATTCAGATAAAAATCCTATTTCCGTTTTATCTTAAACCTtggcataaatataaatttcaatcaTCTCAGAAGGCTcgactaaaaaaaacaaaaggagaaaaaaatgattttcgttttttaacaGTTTGGGGGCTGGAAAC is part of the Brassica napus cultivar Da-Ae chromosome C9 unlocalized genomic scaffold, Da-Ae chrC09_Random_1, whole genome shotgun sequence genome and harbors:
- the LOC125595027 gene encoding protein TIC 214-like produces the protein MEEIGVNGKDKINKDDEFHVRTYYNYKTVSENRDGNKENSNLEFFKIKKKEDRFLWFEKPFVTLVFDYKRWNRPNRYIKNDKIENTVRNEMSQYFFYTCQSDGKERISFTYPPNLSTFFEMIQKKIPSFTTEKKTSDQVYTCWSLVNEEKKENLKNEFLNRIEALDKKGSIENILEKTTRFCHNETQKEYLPKIYDPFLHGISRGRIKKLSPFQIITKTYKKKNIRGSWINKIHAILLKINSQKFEQTIEKFKRKSLSIEKKLYFFSEPQEEKIQSEEEIKIFKILFDVVIIYNNDQTLIKNFIDFHEINKQVPQWSYKLTSELEELEAETEENIPTEPGIRSRKAKRVVVFTDLKEPHNEIYTNLKDNQNSDQTDEMALIRYSQQSDFRREIIKGSMRSQRRKTVIWEFLQAKAHSPLFFDRIDKFFFFSFDIWGLKKKILRNFMWKKKIFFDKNEEEQSKKEEQRRIEIAETWDSFLFAQIIRGFILVTQSILRKYIILPLLIIIKNSIRIVLFQLPEWEEDLKEWKREMHVKCTYNGVQLSETEFPRNWLTDGIQIKILFPFYLKPWHKYKFQSSQKARLKKTKGEKNDFRFLTVWGLETDLPFGSTKPKPSFFKPIFKELKKRIKKSKTKSFPVLRIFKERATIFLKVEKEIKNWIIKNLLFLKEKKKNLSKRNRIPLVGPREIYELNETKKDSIMSNQMIHELSVQKKSTEWPNSSLSENKIKNVIDKIKTIRNQTKKISKEKEKLTNSCNKLCYDSKIIESSKKSWQTLKKKKTRLIRKSFFFFQFCVEQLSISIFLGIINIPRITTQLFVDSTKKILDVYIYKNEENGEKKKKKIPFILFRL